The Desulfobulbaceae bacterium genome has a segment encoding these proteins:
- the crcB gene encoding fluoride efflux transporter CrcB: MIKIILIMIGGGIGAAFRHGLFIGVHSLTGLTFPVGTLSVNLLGSFLIGLFWGLFESSHLSPEMRLFLFTGVLGGFTTFSTFMRETTQLLKIGQWREAVLYLGMSNILGILLVVLGFFSAHHIVIAMRS, translated from the coding sequence ATGATAAAAATCATACTCATAATGATCGGTGGCGGTATTGGTGCAGCCTTCCGGCATGGCCTATTTATCGGAGTGCATAGCCTCACCGGCCTTACGTTTCCAGTCGGAACGCTGAGTGTTAACCTGCTCGGGTCTTTTCTTATCGGCCTCTTCTGGGGCCTTTTTGAAAGCTCCCACTTAAGTCCGGAAATGCGGCTTTTTCTTTTTACTGGCGTCCTTGGCGGCTTCACAACCTTTTCTACCTTTATGCGGGAGACAACCCAACTACTGAAAATCGGGCAGTGGAGAGAGGCAGTCCTTTACCTGGGAATGTCCAATATTTTAGGTATACTCCTGGTCGTGCTAGGTTTTTTCTCAGCGCACCATATCGTTATCGCAATGCGAAGCTAA
- a CDS encoding LptF/LptG family permease yields the protein MTLLDRYLIKQFFKNLLLIVCALVSIYLLVDFFERIDNFMNAKMPMSLAAKYFLLKIPFMIDMLQPVCILLAGVITLGLLNHNHEFMALKAGGISTSRITRPLLLSACLVSLAALGFAEWILPPTFTQTERIWNEEVHQKIPKGILRKGRTYFRGEQGIYTFIRSTEGKDTFTDFAYTELTSRFEPKLLLTAKKALWDGKWTFYDGQTKTPVSMADNTYTITLFEQTTVSLPETPEDFFAPTYKTSEQSISTLFSNLTDAKSDKLLEMVNLHSRLSFIFLGLPLIFIGLPVILLISNKWRRDLTLAVPVSCGLAFAAWIWWSTSQSMAKAAYLPPIVAAWAMPLIICPLGFWLLRRQE from the coding sequence ATGACCCTGCTCGATCGATATCTCATCAAACAGTTTTTCAAGAACTTACTTCTGATCGTCTGTGCTTTAGTGAGTATCTATTTACTTGTCGATTTTTTTGAGCGCATCGACAATTTTATGAATGCTAAGATGCCGATGAGCCTTGCCGCAAAATATTTTCTGCTCAAAATCCCCTTTATGATTGATATGCTCCAACCGGTATGTATTCTGCTGGCCGGAGTTATTACCCTGGGTCTGCTTAACCACAACCATGAATTTATGGCTTTAAAAGCCGGGGGTATAAGCACCTCACGGATCACGCGCCCCCTTTTACTGTCTGCCTGTCTAGTCTCACTCGCAGCCTTAGGTTTCGCTGAATGGATTTTACCCCCAACGTTTACTCAAACTGAACGTATCTGGAATGAGGAGGTTCACCAGAAAATCCCCAAGGGCATTCTCAGGAAGGGCCGCACATATTTCAGGGGAGAACAAGGGATTTACACCTTTATCCGATCAACAGAAGGCAAAGACACGTTCACTGACTTTGCCTACACTGAGCTGACTTCCCGCTTCGAACCAAAGCTGCTGCTGACAGCCAAAAAAGCTCTATGGGACGGCAAGTGGACTTTTTATGACGGCCAGACAAAAACACCTGTCAGTATGGCTGACAACACCTACACGATTACGCTTTTTGAGCAAACAACGGTCTCGTTGCCAGAAACACCGGAAGATTTTTTTGCCCCAACCTACAAAACCAGCGAACAATCAATCAGCACCTTGTTCTCCAACTTAACTGATGCCAAATCAGATAAACTCCTGGAGATGGTTAATCTGCACAGCCGACTATCCTTTATTTTTCTGGGTCTCCCCCTTATTTTCATAGGACTTCCGGTTATTTTGCTGATCAGCAATAAATGGAGACGAGACCTCACCCTCGCTGTTCCGGTAAGTTGCGGGCTTGCCTTTGCTGCCTGGATCTGGTGGAGCACCTCTCAGTCAATGGCCAAAGCCGCCTATCTGCCGCCAATCGTTGCCGCCTGGGCCATGCCGTTAATCATCTGTCCTTTGGGCTTCTGGCTTTTAAGAAGACAGGAATAG